The following proteins come from a genomic window of Mucinivorans hirudinis:
- a CDS encoding Transcriptional regulator, Cro/CI family codes for MNLDVMMARRKISLTELAERIDLTTANLSILKTGKAKAIRFSTLEAICRELDCQPADILEYVNGTSEN; via the coding sequence GTGAACTTGGATGTGATGATGGCGCGGCGAAAGATTTCACTTACCGAACTTGCCGAGCGAATAGACCTTACCACCGCCAACCTTTCGATACTTAAAACCGGCAAAGCAAAGGCTATTCGATTTTCTACTTTAGAGGCTATATGCCGAGAACTTGATTGCCAACCGGCAGATATTCTAGAATATGTCAATGGAACTTCTGAGAATTAG
- a CDS encoding CAAX amino terminal protease family protein, which produces MKMNKVINYLRELNPTIFVAIGLAILLVYGFITAIAAETLGVVELDPAGIQQNIRDEGLIIFYFMLAIVAPLVETAISQKLLYFLLRKIKWLEANPLYIAIIAGLFFGLSHTYSLAYVILACGAGFLFMCFYIIRFGRGSYWLTAIIHSLYNIIVTTIDIAQPE; this is translated from the coding sequence ATGAAGATGAATAAAGTTATCAACTACCTCAGAGAGCTAAATCCAACCATTTTCGTCGCAATTGGATTGGCAATCCTATTGGTGTATGGCTTTATTACAGCAATAGCAGCAGAGACTCTTGGTGTTGTAGAGCTTGACCCTGCCGGAATACAACAAAATATACGGGATGAAGGTCTGATAATCTTTTACTTTATGTTGGCAATTGTTGCTCCTCTGGTAGAAACAGCAATTTCTCAAAAACTTCTATACTTTTTATTACGCAAAATCAAATGGTTGGAGGCAAACCCGCTCTATATTGCTATAATAGCGGGTTTGTTCTTCGGACTATCCCACACCTACAGTCTCGCTTATGTAATATTGGCTTGCGGGGCAGGATTCCTGTTTATGTGTTTTTACATAATCCGCTTTGGTAGAGGCTCATATTGGCTCACCGCAATAATACATTCCCTATACAACATTATTGTAACAACCATAGATATAGCACAACCGGAATAA